One window of Camelina sativa cultivar DH55 chromosome 4, Cs, whole genome shotgun sequence genomic DNA carries:
- the LOC104783833 gene encoding putative receptor-like protein kinase At3g46340, with product MESSYKLLLVALVTFATVRFVQAQDEGFISLDCGLSPTEQSPYTESATGLQYSSDSSYIQTGKIARIQRDLEGPHLKPQTTVRYFPDGIRNCYNITVKQGTKYMIRVRAIYGNYDGLNTYPRFDLYIGPNFWITLDTKEYVRKEIVHIPRSNMLDLCLVKTDTFTPFISAIEMRPLPNNSYITTSGSLKLFSRYYFSNSEDVLRYSEDVYDRMWNSYNQTDWKEISTSLTVNTSDSFRLPQNAIKTAATSANASEPLIDIEFPESANDKVYIYLHFSEVHALKANETREFDISLNGESIKDSYKPLYLQSETLSNPSPVICTGQKCIVKLTRSGKSTHPPLLNAIEGFAVADFLQSETDENDGTNLSSNGLAGTIDAGIQNLTHLEKLDLSNNSLTGVIPEFLANMKSLMIINLSKNHLNDSIPQALRDREKEGLKLSVDGHAIACLPGSCVSKKKFPVLIVALVASVVVVVIVMVLVFIFVFRKKKTSDHVEAIPRSVVTPGANFTSTNTSETSIETKKRRFSYAEVMQMTNNLERALGEGGFGVVYHGYLNGSQQVAVKVLSESSSQGYKHFKAEVELLLRVHHINLVNLVGYCDERDHLALIYEYMPSGDLKEHLSGKRGGSVLNWSTRLRIAADAALGLEYLHIGCQPSMVHRDVKSTNILLGEQFSAKIADFGLSRSFQLGDESHVSTVVAGTPGYLDPEYYRTGRLAEMSDVYSFGIVLLEIITNQRVIDQSREKPHITEWTAFMLNRGDIARIMDPKLHGDYNSRSVWRAVELAMLCTNPSSEKRPTMSQVVIELKECLSSENSMKGKNQDTESHGSFEMSMSFDTKAVPSAR from the exons ATGGAGAGTTCATATAAGCTTTTGTTGGTTGCCCTTGTAACTTTCGCTACAGTTCGCTTTGTTCAAGCTCAGGACGAAG GGTTTATCAGTTTGGATTGCGGGTTATCCCCGACTGAACAGTCTCCTTATACTGAGTCTGCAACTGGATTACAGTACTCATCAGATTCAAGTTATATCCAAACTGGAAAAATTGCTAGGATTCAGAGAGATCTTGAGGGACCTCACTTAAAGCCTCAAACAACGGTTAGATACTTTCCAGACGGAATACGCAACTGTTACAATATTACGGTGAAGCAAGGAACCAAGTATATGATCAGAGTTAGAGCAATATATGGGAATTACGACGGTCTTAATACTTATCCTAGATTTGACTTGTACATAGGCCCTAATTTCTGGATAACACTAGACACTAAAGAGTATGTCCGGAAGGAGATCGTTCACATCCCAAGATCAAACATGTTGGACCTGTGCCTTGTCAAGACGGACACGTTCACGCCATTTATATCGGCCATCGAAATGAGGCCGCTACCAAATAACAGTTATATCACCACATCGGGTTCGTTGAAATTGTTTTCGCGGTATTATTTTAGCAATTCAGAGGACGTACTAAG GTACTCCGAGGATGTCTATGATAGAATGTGGAATTCATACAATCAAACAGACTGGAAAGAGATATCCACAAGTCTTACGGTGAACACTTCCGATAGTTTCCGTCTTCCTCAAAATGCTATCAAAACCGCTGCAACATCTGCGAATGCCAGCGAGCCATTGATAGATATCGAGTTTCCAGAATCTGCTAATGATAAAGTTTACATTTACCTCCACTTTTCTGAGGTCCACGCCTTAAAAGCCAATGAGACTAGAGAGTTCGACATTTCTTTAAACGGAGAATCGATAAAAGATTCGTACAAGCCTTTATATCTTCAGTCCGAAACGTTAAGCAACCCGTCGCCAGTTATCTGTACAGGCCAAAAATGCATCGTAAAGCTGACGAGATCGGGGAAGTCTACACACCCACCTCTGCTTAACGCCATTGAAGGTTTTGCGGTTGCCGATTTTCTACAGTCTGAAACTGATGAAAATGATGGTAC AAACTTGTCTTCAAATGGATTGGCGGGAACTATAGACGCTGGAATTCAAAATCTTACCCATCTAGAAAAGTT GGACTTGTCAAATAATAGTTTGACTGGTGTAATCCCCGAATTTCTAGCTAACATGAAATCCTTGATGATCAT aaatTTGAGCAAGAACCATCTAAATGATTCAATTCCACAAGCTCTCCGCGATAGAGAAAAGGAAGGACTGAAGTTATC TGTTGATGGACATGCTATAGCATGTCTACCTGGTTCATGTGTCTCAAAGAAGAAATTTCCGGTGTTGATTGTTGCACTAGTTGCTTCAGTGGTGGTTGTGGTCATAGTAATGGTACTGGTTTTCATTTTTGtgttcagaaagaaaaagacatcaGATCATGTGGAAG CAATACCCCGGTCAGTAGTTACTCCAGGGGCGAATTTTACGTCCACAAATACGTCTGAGACATCGATCGAGACGAAAAAGAGAAGGTTCAGTTATGCAGAGGTAATGCAAATGACAAACAACTTGGAAAGAGCTCTAGGTGAAGGAGGGTTTGGTGTCGTTTATCATGGTTATCTGAACGGTTCTCAGCAAGTAGCTGTTAAAGTACTTTctgaatcatcatcacaaggCTATAAACACTTCAAAGCAGAG GTTGAACTTCTTCTGAGGGTTCACCACATAAATTTGGTAAACCTTGTTGGGTATTGTGATGAACGAGATCACTTGGCTCTCATCTATGAATACATGCCCAGTGGAGACTTAAAAGAACATTTGTCAG GAAAACGAGGTGGCTCTGTTTTGAATTGGAGTACTCGATTACGAATAGCTGCCGACGCTGCACTAG gaTTGGAATACTTACATATTGGATGCCAACCATCAATGGTGCACAGAGATGTCAAAAGTACGAACATATTGCTGGGCGAGCAGTTCTCAGCCAAAATTGCAGATTTTGGCCTTTCAAGATCTTTTCAACTTGGAGATGAATCCCATGTTTCGACGGTTGTTGCTGGTACTCCTGGATATCTTGACCCTGA ATATTACAGAACAGGTCGGTTGGCAGAAATGAGTGATGTCTATAGTTTTGGGATTGTATTATTGGAGATCATCACAAATCAACGTGTCATTGATCAAAGCCGTGAAAAGCCCCACATAACAGAATGGACGGCGTTTATGCTTAATAGAGGAGATATAGCTAGAATCATGGATCCTAAACTTCACGGTGATTACAACTCTCGTTCTGTTTGGAGAGCTGTTGAATTGGCTATGTTGTGTACAAACCCTTCTTCAGAGAAACGACCCACCATGTCCCAAGTTGTTATCGAACTAAAAGAGTGTCTTTCTTCTGAAAACTCGATGAAAGGTAAGAATCAAGACACAGAATCTCATGGTTCATTCGAAATGAGCATGAGCTTTGACACAAAAGCTGTGCCTAGTGCAAGGTAG
- the LOC104780449 gene encoding putative receptor-like protein kinase At3g46340, whose protein sequence is MESPYMFLLVALILVSSNIHRVQANRVQAQKGFISLDCGLSPNEHSPYTEPVTGLKFSSDSSFIQSGKIDRIDPKLESGYPKSKTTLRYFPDGIRNCYSLSVHQGTNYLIRVTSNYGNYDGLNIPPRFDLYIGPNYWVTIDLAKRVNSDKWEEIIHFPKSNSLDVCLLKTGTSTPIISSLELRPLPDNTYTTESSSLKSILRFDLTESTKVIRYPNDIFDRIWDTHFEPQWTQISTVLEVNISNRYSVPKDVLMTAAIPANANAPFSFTKNLEFPNDKLYMYFHFAEVQALQANQIRAFTIFWNRKTIFRPLSPMYLKDYTVFTYTPSSCEVGKCLLEIKRTQTSTLPPLLSAIEFFAAINFTESETNEDDVIAMKNIKATYGLSRISWQGDPCVPRQFLWDGLGCTDTNVSTPPRITSLNLSSSGLTGSIAPGIQNLTNLQNLDLSNNNLTGKVPEFLANMKSLLVIDLRNNKLDGSIPNPLRDRSNTGLQLFVDGNGMCLSSSCVPDKKFPVMIVALASSALLVVAVVLILFFMYIKKKRSSLGLPPMRVKSTSISGQSIETQRRRFTYSEVVEMTKNFQKTLGEEGFGIMYHGYLNGSEQVAVKFLSQSSSQGYKHFKAELQYVELLLRVHHVNLVSLVGYCDEGDHLALIYECMSNGDLKDHLSGKHGQSVLKWSTRLRIAVDAALGLEYLHYGCRPLIVHRDVKSTNILLDDQFMAKIADFGLSRSFLLGEESQASTVVAGTLGYLDPEYYSTCRLSETSDVYSFGILLLEIITNQPVIDHAREKAHITEWVAFVLKEGDISRIVDPNLHGEYNSRSVSRALQLAMICANPSSEKRPNMSQVITELKESITENSMKCIDKMDSNSSLELSSSFDTKVVPSAR, encoded by the exons ATGGAGAGtccatatatgtttttgttggtgGCACTGATATTAGTTTCCTCTAATATTCACCGTGTTCAAGCTAACCGTGTTCAAGCTCAAAAAG GGTTCATCAGCTTAGACTGCGGGTTGTCCCCTAATGAACACTCTCCTTATACCGAGCCTGTGACTGGATTAAAGTTCTCATCAGACTCGAGCTTCATCCAGAGTGGAAAAATTGATAGAATTGATCCAAAGCTTGAATCGGGGTACCCAAAGTCAAAGACAACGTTAAGATACTTTCCAGACGGAATACGAAACTGTTACAGTCTTAGCGTGCATCAGGGAACAAATTATTTGATCAGAGTTACAAGTAACTATGGGAACTACGATGGTCTTAACATTCCTCCTAGATTTGATTTGTACATAGGCCCTAATTACTGGGTAACAATAGATTTGGCCAAGCGTGTAAACAGTGATAAATGGGAGGAGATCATTCACTTCCCAAAGTCAAACTCTTTGGATGTGTGTCTTCTTAAAACAGGTACTTCAACGCCAATCATATCTTCCTTGGAACTAAGGCCTCTACCAGATAACACTTACACCACTGAATCAAGTTCCTTGAAGTCGATACTGAGGTTCGACCTAACCGAATCAACAAAAGTCATACG GTACCCAAATGATATCTTCGATCGAATATGGGATACACATTTTGAGCCCCAATGGACGCAGATTTCCACTGTTCTTGAAGTCAACATCTCCAATAGATATTCTGTTCCCAAAGATGTTCTCATGACCGCGGCAATACCTGCAAATGCTAATGCCCCTTTTAGTTTCACCAAGAATCTTGAGTTCCCGAACGATAAACTTTACATGTACTTCCACTTCGCTGAGGTCCAAGCCTTACAGGCCAACCAGATTAGAGCGTTCACGATTTTTTGGAACAGAAAGACTATTTTTCGACCTTTGAGCCCTATGTATCTTAAGGACTACACTGTTTTCACATATACGCCATCTTCTTGTGAAGTAGGGAAATGCTTATTAGAGATTAAAAGAACTCAGACCTCAACTCTCCCACCTCTACTTAGCGCCATCGAATTTTTCGCAGCAATCAATTTTACAGAGTCTGAAACAAACGAAGATGACG TGATTGCTATGAAAAACATCAAAGCCACCTACGGATTGAGTAGAATCTCGTGGCAAGGAGATCCATGCGTCCCTCGACAATTTTTGTGGGACGGTCTAGGTTGCACCGACACGAACGTGTCTACCCCACCTAGAATCACTTCCTT AAACTTGTCTTCAAGTGGGTTAACAGGAAGCATAGCACCTGGAATTCAAAATCTTACCAATCTCCAAAATCT GGACTTGTCAAATAACAATTTGACAGGAAAGGTGCCTGAATTTTTAGCTAACATGAAATCGTTGTTGGTCAT AGACTTGAGAAACAACAAACTGGATGGTTCAATTCCAAATCCTCTACGTGATAGAAGCAATACAGGACTACAGTTATT TGTTGATGGTAATGGTATGTGTTTATCCAGTTCATGTGTCCCAGACAAGAAATTCCCAGTGATGATTGTTGCATTAGCTTCTTCTGCGCTTCTGGTCGTTGCAGTGGTACTGATTCTCTTTTTTATGTACATAAAGAAAAAGCGGTCAAGTCTAG GTTTGCCACCAATGCGTGTTAAATCAACTAGTATATCCGGACAATCGATTGAGACACAAAGGAGAAGGTTTACTTATTCAGAAGTTGTGGAAATGACGAAAAACTTCCAAAAAACTTTGGGTGAAGAAGGGTTTGGAATCATGTATCATGGTTATTTGAATGGTTCAGAGCAAGTAGCTGTTAAATTTCTCTCACAATCATCATCACAGGGTTATAAACACTTCAAGGCAGAGCTACAATAT GTCGAACTTCTTCTAAGAGTTCACCACGTAAATCTGGTGAGCCTTGTTGGGTATTGCGATGAAGGAGATCATTTGGCGCTCATCTACGAATGCATGTCCAATGGAGACCTAAAAGATCATTTGTCAg GAAAGCATGGTCAATCTGTTTTGAAATGGAGCACTAGACTACGGATAGCTGTTGATGCTGCGCTAG GATTGGAATACTTGCATTATGGATGCCGACCATTGATAGTGCATAGAGATGTCAAAAGTACCAATATACTATTAGACGATCAGTTCATGGCCAAAATTGCGGATTTTGGGCTTTCAAGATCGTTCCTACTCGGAGAAGAATCACAGGCTTCAACCGTTGTTGCTGGTACTCTTGGATATCTTGACCCCGA ATACTATAGCACATGTCGGTTGTCTGAGACAAGCGATGTATATAGTTTTGGGATTTTATTACTAGAGATAATCACAAACCAACCTGTGATTGACCATGCCCGCGAAAAGGCTCACATTACAGAATGGGTGGCATTTGTGCTTAAGGAAGGAGATATCTCTAGGATTGTTGATCCTAACCTTCATGGTGAATACAACTCCCGTTCTGTTTCGAGAGCCCTTCAATTGGCTATGATATGCGCAAACCCTTCATCAGAGAAACGACCAAACATGTCACAGGTTATAACTGAATTAAAAGAGTCTATAACTGAAAACTCGATGAAATGTATTGACAAAATGGATTCTAATAGTTCTCTGGAACTGAGCTCAAGCTTTGATACCAAGGTGGTCCCTAGTGCAAGGTAG
- the LOC104780450 gene encoding putative receptor-like protein kinase At3g46340, whose protein sequence is MTKNFERALGEGGFGIVYHGYLNGSEEVAVKVELLLRVHHINLVGLVGYCDERGHLALIYEYMSNVDLKHHLSGKHDVSILKWSTRLRIAIDAALGLEYLHIGCRPSMVHRDVKSTNILLDKRFTAKIADFGLSRSFQLGDESHISTVVPGTPGYLDPETGRLAEMSDVYSFGIVLLEMMTNQRVIDQNREKRHITEWVALVLNRGDITRIMDPNLYGDYNSNSVWKALDLAMSCANPSSEKRPSMSQVISVLKECLTSENLMRNQNQDMEYTDSSLEMTMNFDTEVIPRAR, encoded by the exons ATGACAAAAAACTTTGAAAGAGCTCTTGGTGAAGGAGGTTTTGGCATTGTCTATCATGGTTATTTGAATGGTTCAGAGGAAGTAGCTGTTA AGGTTGAACTTCTGCTGAGAGTTCATCACATTAACTTGGTTGGCCTTGTTGGGTATTGCGATGAACGAGGTCACTTGGCTCTCATCTACGAATACATGTCCAACGTGGACTTAAAACATCATTTGTCAG GAAAACATGATGTCTCTATTTTGAAGTGGAGTACTCGATTAAGAATAGCCATTGATGCCGCACTAG GACTGGAATACTTACATATTGGTTGTCGGCCATCAATGGTACATAGAGATGTCAAAAGTACGAATATATTGTTGGACAAGCGATTCACTGCCAAAATTGCGGATTTTGGGCTTTCAAGATCCTTCCAACTTGGAGATGAATCTCATATTTCAACAGTTGTTCCTGGTACTCCTGGATATCTAGATCCTGA GACAGGTCGGTTGGCCGAGATGAGCGATGTCTACAGTTTTGGGATAGTGTTATTGGAGATGATGACAAACCAACGTGTGATTGACCAAAACCGCGAAAAGCGACACATAACAGAATGGGTTGCGCTTGTGCTTAACAGAGGAGATATCACCCGGATCATGGATCCTAATCTTTACGGAGATTACAACTCAAACTCTGTATGGAAAGCTCTTGACTTGGCTATGTCATGCGCAAACCCTTCTTCAGAAAAACGACCAAGCATGTCCCAAGTTATTAGCGTGCTAAAAGAGTGTCTAACTTCAGAAAACTTGATGAGAAATCAGAATCAAGACATGGAGTACACTGATAGTTCCCTTGAAATGACCATGAACTTTGATACTGAAGTTATCCCTAGGGCAAGGTAG